The genome window tctcggcgggggacagcttcctgctgatgtagatgatcggatgctcctcaccttcctgaatttgggagaggaccgctcctagtcctgtgtcggaagcatccgtctgcagcaggaaggggcagctaaagtccggggcgcggagtaccggcgaggacgtgagtgctgctttcacctgggagaaggcttcttccgccgacggggtccagcatactttctccggctgccccttcctggtcaggtctgtcaggggggcggctaaagaggagaagttggggataaaacaacgataataacccgccaaccccaagaaggctcgtacctgggtctttgtctccggtcttggtgtggcgtggatggcctcaactttcttgtcttgcggccggatgagtcctcggccgacttgatagcccaggtacttggcctcagagagggctaggtggcattttcgggggttggcggtaagtccagcccgccggagctccgagagcaccctccgcagacgatccagatgttcgtcccacgcctcggagtggaccacgacgtcatccaggtaggcggccgcgtaagcttggtgaggccgcaggaggatgtccatcattcgctggaacgtcgcgggggccccatgtaggccgaagggaagggtccggtactgccagtggccactgggggtggagaaggcggttttcggcttggcggcctcggagagcggtacctgccaatagcccttggttaggtctagggtgctgatataccgggcccttcctagccggtccagcagttcgtccacccgaggcatggggtacccgtcgaattcggagacttcgttcaggcggcggaagtcgttacaaaagcggagggtgccatccggctttgggaccatcacaatggggctggaccacggactccgggatggttctattacccccaactttagcatctgttggacctcttcctcaatagcctgccgacgagcctccgggactcggtagggccgttgcctaacgacgactcctgggggcgtccggatatggtgttgaagcacgttggtctgcccgggctgagaggagaacacatcctggaactgactgaccaggtgctgcagctccgtcttctgggcagccgaaaggtgggggttgatatccacaaccacgggctcggtgaggcttagggcagctacttggtcccgggtccccacccatttctttaggaggttgacgtggtagagttgctccgcctgccgtcgtcccggctgtctcaggcggtaagtgaccggtccaaccctctcgacgaccgagtagggccccttccaggaggccagaaatttgcaggcggagctggggaccaggaccatgacgcggtctcccggttggaactcccgtggctgggctgtccggtcataatgacgttgctgcgcttgttgggccctggtgaggtgttcccggactaacggcatcactcggtcgatccgttccctcatttgccggacatgttcgatgacggtacgatgcggggccggctgctgctcccacgcttcccgggccacgtccaagaggccccggggttgacggccaaacaggagctcgaagggggtgaagccagttgaggcctggggaacttcgcggatcccgaagagcacgtaggggatcatgaggtcccaatcccgcttgtcctccgccgccacacgtctgagcatttgcttgagggtctggttaaatctctctacgaggccatccgtctgggggtgataaacagtggtcctcaactgcttcacccgcagcagccggcagaggtcagccattagccgggacataaagggggttccctggtcagtcaggatctctgaggggaggccgactcggctggccagcagaaacagctcctgggcgatggactttgcggtggccttccgcagggggactgcttctgggtaccgggtggcatagtcgacgatgaccaggatgtgctcatgccctcgggcagacttcggcaacggccccactatgtccattccaatccgctcgaagggcacctcgatgataggcagcgggatgagcgggctggggggaggagtccggggcgacgtggcctgacaggtcgggcaggcctggcagaaccgctttacctcggcgtccaggcccggccaatggaaacggtcgcggatgcgttgggcagtattggctgccgcgaggtgtcctgccatggggtgggaatgggccagctccagaatggtctcggtcttggcacgaggcacaactagtaactttttctcctcccccctacgctgggcgacacaatacagcaggccattctctacgacaaaatgtgggagagggtggggccgggggaggacgtcctctccatccacgactcgcacctggctccaacagtgcttgagtcggtcgtcctcccgctgttccttggcgaaagagccccctccagcggcctgttggtagacatcataaaacagattagtagattgggagggggcctcaccttctctcccactgtcggagacgagcagggccggtcggcggcggggtccaggcggccgcctcggtcttcgacggttccccttggggctggcaggctgggtagcggcggacagcagcttctcgaagccgggccaatcccttccaagcagtacggccaccggcaggtccttcactaggcctacctccactggccaggtgccttggggggacgaaatgaccatttcacgggccggtacttgacgagtgtctccgtgcacacaggtaatcggtaggaagtttttccggccgcttcgcggggcgcacagccgcgcctggatgagggtgaccgcactgcctgagtccagcagggcccggaaccgtcttccatccaccctcacatctgcttcgggggctcccgccggcacccgttggtgaaggatgcagcctgccagccaggctcgcggaggcgacggtggttcggcacttggcatgggctcatctcgcggtgggggaaccgtcggcctgctgacgggtcgcgcggtgccttcgagcgggcgtcgctcctggaccaccctccgggggaagggcggcagccggtcccctgccccgctgggatgaacggcatccgccagctcgatcgcctccactagttcccggacgtcacgtgggtccctcatgccgacggcctgtcggtgggcgcgtggtagtgcgcgcaggaggcgatcgaccaccactcgttccgctacctgtgttggtgtggggtttcctgccaacagccagtgctgggcgaggcggctgagttcggctgcctgggcacgggctggcacccggggcttgtattcccactcgtggaactgctgggcggcacttataggggagaggcccagcctcgccaggatctctcgcttcacttcgacataactgtcggcactcgtcagggggagcgagaagtaagccatctgtgcttcaccggtgagtaggggtgccagcgcacgcgcccactcgtcctctggccatccctctcggtgggcagtgttttcgaagacctgaaggaaggcttccacatcgtcatcggccgtcatcttgggcaacagacgggtggcttgtgcccgaggctcaggtagcggaacgcgctgggccgcggccgcccggacggcggcgagttcatcctccgtcctgcctaggcgagtggcgaggtgttccgctatttgctgctggcggatgctaacctcagcgaggcgttgtaagacgtcctccatcgcggggccgcgcgtgccgccttccgtggtgctgctgacagaaagcaaaaaaaaattaggagttggggcggtgaccttgtcggtgattcctcactgttctgcccgcattctccaccactgtcacggggtgaagaaccactcgacaagaggcacgtgaaatcaaaagccccggagggtgggtttattgaaaagtgaagggtgcctggtgaagtgtcctgatctgctttccgctggttggtgctccccgtgtgctctccgtgctcctctgtgccaatcaagggggaaagtgggtgtccagacgtgctccaaagggtgtgggctgtcggtcactcgctgctttctgtggggataggagagaggggttagtccagctttgcattctgtttgagaacctcttctcagtgcaacatgtgctgcttttcactgtgctggctgatggggagcagctgtgaccgatcagccggtgacgagggcgtgcaggtgttttggtttggtttccagggcgacgctgattcctctgggagtgctcgtcacagtATTGAGAAAATGAGTGATGatttcaagaaatgtgttttagcaattcagaaaaactgtTAATGTAATGGAAGCATAAGCACAAGTTCTACCAGGAAGACTTAATGCCACATCACATTTTACAATTAGATCTAGCCAATTGGCACTCAACACAAGGAATATAAAAGCCCTGTACTCACCCTTCATTGTGTTTGCAGATACTTTATCGTCGTTTCTTGCTCAAACTATCACTTGACTTATTGCCCGAATTTCCCTGGGTTACTTGCATATATTTAAGTTCGCCTCCAGCGAACAATTGCCAGTTTGACATTTCTCTCAAAATGCACACTAGATTGTTGGCATTGCTCTGGTGTCACGGTGAATGTTTGCGGTTGTTTGGTAGTGTTGCATGATACAGGTGTTGGAGTTTTTCCGGTAGAGGATGTGAAACATTGGCGGATTTCTTAGTGTTTAATTATTTCAGGTTTTATTAGACTTACAGATGATACCATGTACATGGAAGTTACCATTTATACAACCCCTTCCAAAAAAAGTGAGAGCAAGAGATCCATAGGACTTTTGTCCTGTGGCGTTAAACTCAATACTAGCTAAATGCATGGTAAGAGGAGTTAGTTTTCATCTAAAACCATACATATCAGAACAATTAGATGTACTGCAATTTGCATATGAATCACAAAGAGGAACAGAGGATGCAACGCTCACTCTGGTCGATACAATTACTAACCATTTACAACAAGCAGAGGTTTATTTGCGTGTTCTTTTTATTGATTACACCTCTGCCTTTAATACCATGCAGATACATTTACTCTTGGGACGTCTCTGTGTTCTAAGTGTGAATGGGGAAATAGTTTATTGGataaagtattttctaacaaattGACCACAACGAGTTTGTGCTCGGGGGTTCAAATCAGATATTATATCTTTAATCACGGGGGCACCCCAAGGATGCGTCCTGTCAcctcttttattttctgtttatacaaGTGGTATAAGAGTGCAGCATGAGAATTACAAACTACTATATAAATATGCAGATGATATGGCACTTGTGGCTCTTTTATGGAAAGACTGTACGTTTTGAGTACGAGGAGCAGGTTTTGTAaatagaaatatggtgtgaataaAGTTCTTTATTGATAAAAGTAAGTAAAACAAAAgagttgattttaaattattcagaGCCTCTAACAGACATAATGTTATGTGATCAAACTGTTGCAATTGTGAAGACTTTTAAGTATTTAGGAATCATGATTGACTGTAAATTGAACTTCTCTGATAATGTGGCTCTTATTTGAAAGAAAGCAAATCAAAGGCTATTCTTGCTAAGGaaactaaaataattttgtgTGAGTAAAGCTGGGTTGCAAGGAGTTTATACAGGTTTAATTGAGAGTGTTTTAGGGTATAATATAACTGTGTGGTTTGGACAAGTTACTTCTGTGAATAAAGTTAAATTAGACAGAATTATAAGAGTAGCTGGAAAAATTATAGGATTAAAGCAAAAGTCAGTTGCTCAGTTATACCAAATTGGATCGTGTTTGAATTATTACCATCAGGTTGTTGTTACAGTACACCAAAAGCAATTAAAggtgtatatataaacaaactttcGTACCAAATGCAATAAGTCTTTTGAATAGAGGTaggaaatttatattttaattttgtcattgtgGATGTTGTGTATGGTTAGATGTATTTATTGGATGTTGTGTATTCTTTTGTGATtttatgacaagaacaaagatcAATTTTCAACTTAGGCTGAACAATaaagtactactactactactactactactaatactactactttCCAGGGTTGCCAGATTTTCACAATAAAATCTGCCCAATCACTACTTAAACCTaacccaaaactagcccaatcgcgtttcgagAGGCGTTCCCCGGTAAAAATTACATGCTGGGGATTTATGGACataaaatgattgcacagatactatttaaactaaactgagatgatgacatcactgaattcaaagatgaactgcctttaactgtcattttgcctTATTGACACACTgatttcctaattaatgttgttcagttgctttgacacaatcttttttgtctaaagcgctatataaataaagatggcttgacttgacttgacaaagcATTTGGTGTCACGTGATTATGTATCTAGCAGACTAGCACTGCATAATTATCCTAATTTGAGCCTAGGttgcattttgctttttttaaataaataaataaataaataaaagtgctcAGAGTCTTTTGTAATTACAGTACTGAGGCCAGATTTCAGGATTCATAATGCTGCATAATTCATCGTTGCAAGCTCAGATATTATCTTTAACCTACATTTATTAGAAACAAGGCCATACAATTTTTTGTAATTAAGTTATAATATCTAACAATGTTTGCTCAAACCAATACATTTTGAACAACTCTTTTGGAATGAGGCATCTTTACACTGATTTACATCTACACTGATAAAGATTATGTTGCTTGAATAATACTTTTCTGTAAAATATGCTATGTCTAGCACACTGTAAGGTAATTGTTGTCTTAATCATATGTTTTGGTCTTTGTTTTTTCAGTCATTATTTCATTTGGGTCTATCTATAACAATTCCTGAATGCCTAGTACAGGAATGGAGTAAATATTATGACTTTAAGTCTCTCCTGTTGTGTAGACCAGGGTCCTCGCTGTCTATTTCTGCATGAGCATCCTCCAAAAAAGATCAAGAATGTAAATGGACACATATTCTAGCTATGCTCAGATACTGAAGTTTTCCTAATGCACAATATATTGACAAAGAATTTCAACAGTTTTGTCTATTCTGTTATTCTTTTACTATTTTCAGGacatattatatttaatgtaattaggtCTAGCTCAGCTATGTGGCATTAGTCTGCTCTGATAAATAACTAGCTGGTGCTCTCTTTTTCTATGTGGTGAGCAATAAAGTATCCCATCTTGGAACTTGTACTCATCAAGGCCTTTCTATAATCTGTGTTTTACATACTTCCTGTCTATTGACACGAGCCCCTCTCTGGATTTCCTCCATAACTTTGTCAATATTTGGTCTTGGAGGTTATAATTACTACAATTCTGTTAAAAATGCAGTTTGTGCCCCGTGACTTTAATGTCCTGGTCAGTGTATGCTCATTCATAACGTCTACTTTAAAGTTTTGCAAAAATCTTTGTGTAAggacttttttatgcttttacaaGGTTCatcattgttaaatgtaaagCATTCTTATCCTTTTGTCAGTGTGTTTGCAGATACTGCCGCATCATtttcctccaccctccccaccaccaccaggttGGCCCTGTCCATGCGGGGGTAGGTTCCGCCCTGCCTTCGTCTTTGGCAGGAATAGCTGGAATCTACAACATCTTATTCAAGCTACGAATCGGGGCTACACCAACATAATTCcgttctttgtatttattttgttatttaaaacttttgagtttcatcttcttctctgtttctctgtttctttcttttttttgggggggggggggggggatttggaGTATCTAAGACACCTTCAAGAACAAAGATGCTAGAATCAAGCAAGAGATATAGCAAAATGCTGGCTGCATGACATAAAGCTGCAGTAGAATTGTCTTTACTATGTAGCAGAATAATTTGTCAAAGCGATTGAGATTATTAAATGTTAAGAGAATAGAACAGGACTGGAGAAatcaagagaagagaagagaagagaagagaagagaagagaagagaagagaagagaagaatgaAGGGCAAATACAAGTAAAGGACAGGTACATCCGGATAGTTTCATATTGTGCTATTGAGAGGATCATTTTTTGCTAACAGGCAAAATCTCATCTAACCATGCCCCTCTCTTCTAAACAgagttatagtatatatatatataggatagtCCTGTTACATTGAGGGCTAACAAATGTAAAGCAAAGCAGTTTTGGAGGTTTTAACACttttgatgtatgcatttatgcatttagtattATATCTGTAAAGATGATTCATTAAATCATATCTATAATTCtacaaatatttaagtatttaaagtttgatagatagatagatagatagatagatagatagatagatagatagatagatagatagatagatagatcaaatcAAACCCATTTTTTAAAAGAGTACAATACGAAAACATACAATTGTAAAtatgatttttgccatttttaaggCTTTTAAAACGTATTGTACATCAGCTATACATAATACATATCTGTGTATGACACTGACTTGACAATGAAACATGCACATGAGGGTCTGAGAATGAGGAACATTGATGCTGGACAAATAGATGGGATTGAAGAGATGAAGTAGAACCTATAATATAACATCAAGATAGAAATAATTGATTGCACGTATGAGAAAAAAGCTGGACAAAGACGATGTGTACATCAACAGAAAGATGTCAGGCTTAATCAAGCTAAGAAAACGTTTATACCATGACTGCATACAACACATTTTTGTCCCCaccttctctgtgtgtgtgtctgtttttccaAGGTGTCAAAGTCACTTCTCATAGGAATAACAACACATGTTCTCaatactgcaaaaaaatataCCAGTTTAATATCCATTCACATGTTTTAATGTCAGCTGATAGTGGATTATCCTATCTGTCTTTCCTAAATTCCTAAATGACACTGCAGTTCACATGGAGAGTGCTCATTTTTGCTTGAAGCTCTTCTGTTATGCACAGGCGAATCAGCAGACTCAGTGCCACAAAAGCACAAAATCACCCACATTCATCTCTGCCTAAAAGTGGACAGCCAGCACTTTTTATAGCAGGACCTGGCCCAAACCTTTGTTGGCAGAAATGATTTTTTATCAAAAAGTCACACAAGCTCTTGTTCAAACGTATAAActaagacataataataataataataataataataataataataataataataatataaaattaaattaaaaaactgaTCAACTTATAGTAAATTCAAATAGCAAAACAGTCAGGTTTGTGCTTGCCTTTTCTGGATGTGGTGTGTTTGCAGGATTTTTATTTGCTCAGCATCTGCACAGGAGAAAGCAGTCACTGCCTGTATCTTGTAACACACTTTTAACGCTAAGGCTCATGTTTATCTGATCTCCTTAGTCAACACCTATATAACATTAACAATGATCCCTTCCTAACAGAATGTCCAAATGCCAGGAGCTTTCATCAATCTTTTTATTTCCAGATACTGCATTGAGCATCGTATCATGCTCTATACACTTCCCGAACAAGATCTGCAGTCCACTTTTCCTAAAACAGCGCTAAAGCGTATTCCCTCTCTCTCAGCATAATAATAAACACTTCCACAGTTCTAAGTTTCTTACCTTTATCTCCTTTATCCATGTCGTGCTGTGTATTGGAGGAATCTCTTGATCTCTTGTGGTCACTGTTGCTGGATGCGTCTATGTTTCACAGAAAGGGCAGAGACAGAGTGCTGAATCTTGCTGTAGTCTAGAAGCAGAGAGCAGTCATTACAGAGCGCTACGGATGAATGAGTATAAGAGAGTTTGTATCCCGGACACACAGGGGGAGATTGCACTGTGTTATGTGCAagtataaaagagagagagagagagagagagagagagagagagagagagagatttaactgCTTTCGATGGATATGTTTACTTAATTTTGTGGTGAAGAGTGTGGTTTGAGAGGAAAGACTCTGAATATCTAAACTCTGAATAAGTAAGATAAGTACATAGCTCAGAATTTATGAATTGGCAATTCATGTATTGGATGTTGAGTTGGCATCTGTATTCAGCTTAGTCACATACCTCAATTTGGCTGTAAAACCTAAATAATGGCATTGTACATTTGGACTAATTATGCTTATTTGTTTCCTGTAGATTTTACTAATTATTCTTAGTTGTACTGTAAAGTTATACAACTGATATAAACAGATAACCGCCCAAATACCCAGACAGAAAGAAATATTGACAATTAAATCCATGGATTATATAAATTAAGATATCAATACATTACATTTGACTTCCTTACATTCAAATTGGAACTCTACATCCTATTCAACTTAAATtcttaaaaaagtacaaaaaattataatatgttgTGCCTTTTCTAATCATTAAACATTCATATTTTCTCTTTTAGAATGCTCCAACTGTAATGGCCTCATTGATCAAACCATGAAGAATGGCAGAATCAGCAGTATACAGAGACTGGGAATAATGGCTTATGTTACATCTGCTGTAAAAAAAAGTTCAATGTTCTGTTCTGATATGAGAGTTGAAGAGTCATTTCAAACACAAAGGTCAATTTTAATTatctctcaaatatatattttttgggatCTCTGgtatacataatattttaatagtataCAAGTCAGTATTGAGTAACATGGAAACAGATTACAGTGGACGTGTCTATTTGTGTCTATTAGTGATTAAATCATGTATTATCAGGAACTGGGCTGTTGGTTATGTGGAAAGGCTCAGGCTGAGATGTTATGTCACAGGATATGCTGAGTCAGCGTGTCTGTTAAGTCCACTGTATCCGTGAACAGCAGAACGAAAGAAGCACAGTACAGTGCAATGAATGTGGAAGTATCATGTGGTAATGAATGAGAGACAAAACtatcattcatttttaaattattcagattttttaGAGGTTAAAATCTTTGCACCCTGAATTCATCTGAGGTGCATTTAAGTGACAAGTTCAGTGCAAAACAGACAAGTAATAAGGGCTAAATGAtctttttgctaaataaaagttgggacactgtacaaattgtgaataaaaacagaatgcaatgatgtggaaggttcaaattgcaatattttattcagaatacaacatagatgacatcaaatgtttaaactgagaaaatgtatcatttcaagggaaaaacaagttaattttaaatttcatggcatcaacacatctcaaaagagttgggacaaggccatgtttaccactgtgtggcatcccctgttctttttataacagtctgcaaatgtctggggactgaggggacaagttgctcaagtttaggaaaaggaatgttgtcccattcttgtctaatacaggcttctagtttcTCAACTGCCTTGGGtattctttgtcgcatcttcctctttatgatgcgccaaatgttttctatgggtgaaagatctggactgcaggcttgcCATTTCAGTatctggatccttcttctacacagtcatgatgttgtaattgatgcagtatgtggtctggcattgtcatgtttgaaaatgcaaggtcttccctgaaagagatggcGTCTGGATGGaaacatatgttgttctagaacttggatatacctttcagcatagatggtgcctttccagatgtgtaagctgcccatgccataCGCActtatgcaaccccataccatcagagatgcaggcttctgaactgagcgctgataacaacttgggttgtccttgtcctctttagtccagatgaaatgctgtcccagttttccaaaaagaacttaaaattttcgtctgaccacagaattgttttccactttgccacagtccattttcaatgagccttggcccagagaaaatggctgcgcttctggatcatgtttagatatggcttcttttttgacctatagagttttagcagGCAACagcaaatggcacggtggattgtgttcaccaataAAGTTttttggaagtattcctgagcccatgttgtgatttccattactgTAGCATTCccgtatgtgatgcagtgctgtctgagggcccaaagatcacgggcatccagtatggttttccggccttgacccttacgcacagagattgtggcgagtggggcgaggctgagagctgtgggaacggagggaggccagtggagtgattggaaatgaacgacacctgcgacactcactggtctcgagtcccatggaggagatggaaggatataaaacaggagcgacgaccgtgaaggatgagagaggaccaggcctggattttagttgtgtttggtttttgtttgtgcgtggcagtcgtccatgaggggctgcgcactgttttgtctttattttattattaaagtattttgattgtccgccggttcccgcctccttctttccTCAAATAGTAGAGGCGTTGCTGGGCCTTCCCTGTCACTGCATTGATGTTGGTTCCCCAGGACAGGTCCTCAGTTATAGATACTCCCAAAAATGTGA of Carassius gibelio isolate Cgi1373 ecotype wild population from Czech Republic chromosome A2, carGib1.2-hapl.c, whole genome shotgun sequence contains these proteins:
- the LOC128021394 gene encoding uncharacterized protein LOC128021394; its protein translation is MTADDDVEAFLQVFENTAHREGWPEDEWARALAPLLTGEAQMAYFSLPLTSADSYVEVKREILARLGLSPISAAQQFHEWEYKPRVPARAQAAELSRLAQHWLLAGNPTPTQVAERVVVDRLLRALPRAHRQAVGMRDPRDVRELVEAIELADAVHPSGAGDRLPPFPRRVVQERRPLEGTARPVSRPTVPPPRDEPMPSAEPPSPPRAWLAGCILHQRVPAGAPEADVRVDGRRFRALLDSGSAVTLIQARLCAPRSGRKNFLPITCVHGDTRQVPAREMVISSPQGTWPVEVGLVKDLPVAVLLGRDWPGFEKLLSAATQPASPKGNRRRPRRPPGPRRRPALLVSDSGREGEAPSQSTNLFYDVYQQAAGGGSFAKEQREDDRLKHCWSQVRVVDGEDVLPRPHPLPHFVVENGLLYCVAQRRGEEKKLLVVPRAKTETILELAHSHPMAGHLAAANTAQRIRDRFHWPGLDAEVKRFCQACPTCQATSPRTPPPSPLIPLPIIEVPFERIGMDIVGPLPKSARGHEHILVIVDYATRYPEAVPLRKATAKSIAQELFLLASRVGLPSEILTDQGTPFMSRLMADLCRLLRVKQLRTTVYHPQTDGLVERFNQTLKQMLRRVAAEDKRDWDLMIPYVLFGIREVPQASTGFTPFELLFGRQPRGLLDVAREAWEQQPAPHRTVIEHVRQMRERIDRVMPLVREHLTRAQQAQQRHYDRTAQPREFQPGDRVMVLVPSSACKFLASWKGPYSVVERVGPVTYRLRQPGRRQAEQLYHVNLLKKWVGTRDQVAALSLTEPVVVDINPHLSAAQKTELQHLVSQFQDVFSSQPGQTNVLQHHIRTPPGVVVRQRPYRVPEARRQAIEEEVQQMLKLGVIEPSRSPWSSPIVMVPKPDGTLRFCNDFRRLNEVSEFDGYPMPRVDELLDRLGRARYISTLDLTKGYWQVPLSEAAKPKTAFSTPSGHWQYRTLPFGLHGAPATFQRMMDILLRPHQAYAAAYLDDVVVHSEAWDEHLDRLRRVLSELRRAGLTANPRKCHLALSEAKYLGYQVGRGLIRPQDKKVEAIHATPRPETKTQVRAFLGLAGYYRCFIPNFSSLAAPLTDLTRKGQPEKVCWTPSAEEAFSQVKAALTSSPVLRAPDFSCPFLLQTDASDTGLGAVLSQIQEGEEHPIIYISRKLSPAERKYAAVEKEALAIRWAVLELRYYLLGRKFTLVTDHAPLQWMARAKDTNARVTRWFLALQDFHFEVRHRAGAANANADGLSRIWTAYAESSE